A section of the Bacillus sp. HSf4 genome encodes:
- a CDS encoding rhodanese-like domain-containing protein: MDSGVIIYTLLILFLLWIVIRNFSPVKGVKQITTTELKSELKNKGKQFVDVRTPGEFRTRHIKGFQNIPLSILPQQTSQLSKDREVLVICQSGMRSMKASKVLKKQGFKHVTNIKGGMNAWH, encoded by the coding sequence ATGGATAGCGGAGTCATCATCTATACCTTGCTTATTTTGTTTTTACTATGGATCGTGATTCGGAATTTTTCACCAGTAAAAGGTGTGAAACAAATCACAACGACAGAATTAAAATCAGAGCTGAAAAATAAAGGGAAGCAGTTTGTAGATGTTCGAACACCTGGTGAGTTTCGTACAAGGCATATTAAAGGATTTCAAAATATTCCCTTGTCCATATTGCCTCAACAAACTAGTCAACTTTCGAAAGATCGGGAAGTATTGGTTATTTGTCAAAGTGGCATGAGAAGCATGAAGGCGAGTAAGGTATTGAAGAAACAAGGGTTTAAACATGTCACAAATATAAAAGGCGGTATGAATGCATGGCATTAG
- a CDS encoding MerR family transcriptional regulator, translating into METYTPKQMAKKLNVSTTTLRRYEEQQLIPNVPRTKRKHRVYTPIHVQAFTAIRALLKGYDIPVVYQAMRMIKNGHFEKALWLVNEQQFHIQVEKQRVEEILTMIQKADVTTYQHIKLKEYMSIGEAAKIAGVNTSAIRHWEYEGLVRSERNQDNGYRMFTQSELRKILVISSLRKTIYYIENMKQLLDELDNQSYGQIERSFQLALENLNHKLLLQFIGITELTTYMNFYKKSSPEKH; encoded by the coding sequence ATGGAAACATATACACCCAAACAAATGGCCAAAAAACTCAATGTAAGCACAACCACCTTGAGAAGATATGAAGAACAGCAGCTGATTCCGAATGTACCGAGAACGAAAAGAAAACACCGTGTTTATACACCGATCCATGTTCAAGCCTTTACGGCAATTAGAGCATTGCTAAAAGGCTATGACATCCCAGTTGTTTATCAAGCCATGCGTATGATAAAGAACGGACATTTTGAAAAAGCCCTTTGGTTAGTAAACGAACAGCAATTCCATATACAGGTGGAAAAGCAAAGAGTCGAAGAAATACTCACCATGATTCAAAAAGCTGATGTTACAACATATCAACATATAAAATTAAAAGAATATATGAGTATCGGAGAAGCCGCAAAAATTGCAGGTGTCAACACTTCGGCTATTCGTCATTGGGAATATGAAGGGCTGGTTCGCTCGGAAAGAAACCAAGACAATGGTTATAGAATGTTTACGCAATCTGAATTGCGGAAGATTTTAGTTATCAGCAGCTTGAGGAAGACGATTTATTATATTGAAAACATGAAGCAGCTTTTGGATGAATTAGACAATCAAAGCTACGGCCAAATCGAACGTTCCTTTCAATTGGCACTGGAAAATCTGAATCACAAGCTGCTGCTTCAATTTATCGGAATCACGGAGTTGACAACATACATGAACTTTTATAAGAAATCGTCACCTGAAAAACACTGA
- a CDS encoding sulfurtransferase: MIIFDAYRRYDPVKGIACINRDELKSLDMTILDIRHYHDTSNYSDAALLHIPYAYLKRYYLDIPQDKIHIIAGDRVELNLGVRFLKRKGIHVHSYEVAKCKCINQSKKGFLRYGV; encoded by the coding sequence ATGATCATCTTTGATGCGTATAGACGTTATGATCCTGTTAAAGGAATTGCTTGTATCAACAGGGATGAATTAAAGAGCTTGGACATGACGATCTTGGATATTCGTCATTATCATGATACATCCAACTACTCTGATGCTGCACTTTTACACATTCCCTATGCGTATTTAAAACGTTATTATTTAGATATTCCACAAGATAAGATACACATAATTGCTGGGGATAGGGTAGAATTAAATTTAGGAGTGCGTTTTTTAAAACGCAAAGGTATTCATGTGCATAGTTATGAGGTGGCAAAATGCAAATGTATAAATCAATCAAAGAAAGGATTTCTGCGATATGGAGTATAA
- a CDS encoding metal-sensitive transcriptional regulator: MEYNQQIKNRLRRIEGQIKGVLTMMEQEKDCRDVVTQLAASRNAIDRALGVIVSTNLEHCVRESLTKGEDTENLVKEAVELLVKSR, encoded by the coding sequence ATGGAGTATAATCAACAGATTAAAAACCGTCTGCGCCGGATAGAAGGACAAATTAAAGGTGTGTTGACGATGATGGAACAAGAAAAAGATTGTCGAGATGTTGTGACCCAATTGGCAGCATCACGAAATGCCATCGACCGTGCGTTGGGTGTGATTGTCAGCACCAACCTTGAACACTGTGTTCGTGAAAGCCTGACAAAAGGAGAGGATACAGAAAACTTAGTCAAAGAGGCTGTTGAGTTATTGGTAAAGAGTCGATAA
- a CDS encoding MBL fold metallo-hydrolase, whose protein sequence is MNMMQISEHVFKCGFVLDEPVHFPINIWFIQDGDDVYIIDTGTEKLADAQMQAALAIGTPKAILLTHGHRDHIGGASKWLEQFNIPIYAHQKELMYINGEAPYPNKHTVEKTGVANIVRPLTEQALDHLPIQFYLTPGHSPGHVVYHHEIDNILLAGDLFITSQEDLHPPIRKFSVDMNENIDSGAVMDEIKPALISSSHGQDILYNDELYKRYVLRYRD, encoded by the coding sequence TTGAACATGATGCAAATATCAGAACATGTATTTAAATGCGGATTTGTGCTTGATGAGCCTGTTCACTTTCCCATTAATATTTGGTTCATTCAAGATGGTGATGATGTTTATATCATCGATACAGGAACAGAAAAGTTAGCAGATGCTCAAATGCAGGCTGCATTAGCTATTGGAACGCCAAAAGCGATTTTGCTTACCCATGGCCACAGAGATCATATTGGAGGTGCGTCAAAGTGGTTAGAGCAGTTTAATATTCCGATTTATGCACATCAAAAAGAATTGATGTATATCAATGGAGAGGCGCCTTATCCGAATAAACATACAGTGGAAAAAACAGGGGTGGCCAATATTGTCCGACCGCTGACAGAGCAAGCGCTTGATCACTTGCCCATCCAATTTTATTTAACGCCCGGGCATTCTCCAGGGCATGTTGTCTATCATCATGAAATCGACAACATCCTTTTAGCAGGAGACCTTTTCATTACAAGTCAAGAAGATTTACATCCGCCCATCAGAAAATTCAGCGTTGACATGAATGAGAACATAGACAGCGGAGCTGTGATGGATGAAATAAAGCCGGCTCTCATCAGTTCTTCACACGGACAAGATATTCTCTACAATGATGAATTGTATAAAAGATATGTTTTAAGGTATAGAGACTAA
- a CDS encoding peptidoglycan endopeptidase has protein sequence MKKKIAAGLAASAAVGTSLAVSPAEAQTIKVKNGDSLWKLSVEYNTSVSALKSANNLSSSIIYAGQTLEISSGKSENRKKPSPVSEKTTYTVKPGDSLWLIASDYNTTVAELKKLNGLSRDIIYPGQKLVVNGSKKSARSSAKTKSADSNTVKSSSNTYKVKLGDSLWKIANRLNVTVAEIKTLNNLKSDTIYPNQVLIVKETFKVRSNTPTSTSGKTNSSSSATYTVKDGDSLWKIANLMNVTVQSIKEENHLKTDVLQIGQKLKMSEAPTSTSSGRSASFKKSNSSAVLAGSKVERMIAEAEKHLGVPYRWGGNNPSGFDCSGFIYYALNKVTSVSRLSAAGYWNIMDPVSKPARGDFVFFSTYKPGPSHVGIYLENGKFINANDSGVSISDMNNSYWKKRYLGAKRYSF, from the coding sequence ATGAAAAAAAAGATAGCGGCAGGCTTGGCAGCCTCTGCGGCAGTTGGAACATCATTGGCAGTATCGCCGGCGGAAGCCCAGACCATCAAGGTAAAGAACGGGGATTCGCTGTGGAAGCTTTCAGTTGAATATAACACAAGCGTCTCTGCTCTGAAATCAGCCAATAATCTGTCATCATCAATCATTTATGCGGGACAAACCTTGGAGATTTCAAGCGGAAAGTCGGAAAACAGGAAAAAGCCAAGCCCGGTTTCGGAAAAGACCACATACACGGTCAAACCGGGCGATTCCCTCTGGTTGATTGCGAGTGACTACAATACGACCGTTGCGGAGCTCAAGAAGTTAAACGGTTTAAGCCGTGATATCATTTATCCTGGCCAAAAGCTTGTCGTGAATGGAAGCAAAAAATCGGCAAGATCTAGCGCGAAAACCAAATCGGCTGATTCAAATACTGTAAAAAGCTCAAGCAATACCTATAAGGTCAAACTGGGCGATTCGTTATGGAAAATTGCCAACCGTTTAAATGTGACCGTTGCCGAGATTAAAACGCTGAACAACTTGAAGTCGGATACGATTTATCCAAATCAAGTCCTAATAGTAAAAGAGACTTTTAAAGTCAGAAGCAATACGCCAACTTCAACATCCGGCAAAACGAATTCAAGCAGCAGCGCGACTTACACCGTGAAGGACGGGGATTCGTTATGGAAGATTGCAAACTTGATGAATGTGACCGTTCAAAGCATAAAAGAAGAAAATCATTTAAAGACCGATGTATTACAAATCGGACAAAAGCTGAAAATGTCCGAAGCGCCAACATCGACCTCGTCAGGGCGCAGTGCCTCATTTAAGAAGTCGAATTCTTCAGCCGTATTGGCGGGATCAAAGGTGGAACGGATGATTGCCGAAGCTGAAAAACATCTTGGCGTCCCTTACAGATGGGGAGGCAACAATCCTTCAGGCTTTGACTGCAGCGGCTTCATTTATTATGCGCTGAACAAAGTCACATCTGTCTCAAGGCTGAGCGCAGCGGGATACTGGAATATCATGGACCCGGTCAGCAAGCCCGCAAGAGGAGATTTCGTCTTCTTTTCAACATATAAACCGGGCCCTTCACATGTAGGCATTTATCTAGAAAACGGAAAGTTCATCAATGCGAACGACTCGGGAGTCAGCATCAGTGATATGAACAATTCCTATTGGAAAAAGCGTTATCTCGGCGCGAAACGCTATTCTTTCTAA
- a CDS encoding sulfite exporter TauE/SafE family protein — MDMAFVITLFIIGFMGSFISGMVGIGGSVVNYPMLLYIPPLVGVMSLTAHEVSGIGAIQVFFATIGGVLAYRKSGALHQALIVYMGSSILIGSIMGSYFSYLIPEKGIHFIYGILGLIAVILILMPKKGREHREGEEVTFNKWLASSLAFIIGGVSGILGAGGAFILVPVMLSVLNLPVRITIASSLAITFLSSIGAAVGKVITGQVLFLPALVLMIASLIASPIGAKAGQKLNAKFLQWMLALFISATVVKIWLDFL; from the coding sequence ATGGATATGGCCTTTGTGATCACACTTTTCATCATAGGATTTATGGGTTCCTTTATCTCCGGAATGGTTGGTATAGGAGGATCTGTTGTGAACTATCCAATGTTATTGTACATTCCCCCTTTAGTGGGAGTCATGTCACTAACCGCCCATGAAGTGTCAGGGATTGGAGCTATCCAAGTTTTCTTTGCCACTATCGGCGGTGTTTTGGCTTATCGCAAGAGTGGAGCTTTACATCAAGCATTAATTGTTTATATGGGAAGCAGTATCCTGATAGGAAGTATCATGGGGAGTTACTTTTCTTATCTCATACCTGAAAAAGGAATTCATTTCATATACGGAATCTTAGGCCTTATAGCTGTTATCTTAATTTTGATGCCTAAAAAAGGACGAGAACATAGAGAAGGAGAAGAAGTCACATTTAATAAATGGCTGGCTTCTTCCTTAGCCTTCATCATTGGGGGAGTATCAGGTATTTTAGGAGCTGGAGGCGCCTTTATCCTTGTTCCCGTTATGTTGTCCGTGTTAAACCTTCCTGTAAGAATCACCATTGCTTCCTCGCTTGCGATTACCTTTCTTTCATCAATTGGCGCAGCGGTTGGAAAAGTAATCACAGGTCAGGTGCTTTTTTTACCTGCTCTGGTTCTTATGATCGCTAGTTTAATTGCTTCCCCTATAGGGGCAAAAGCGGGGCAGAAATTAAATGCAAAATTCCTGCAATGGATGTTGGCTCTTTTCATTTCAGCAACAGTCGTTAAAATTTGGCTGGACTTTTTATAA
- a CDS encoding sulfurtransferase TusA family protein, which yields MKSDQLLDAKGLACPMPIVRTKKALNELESGQILEVHATDKGIKNDLAAWSQSGGHHLLEHVEEGGVLKFWIQKG from the coding sequence TTGAAATCAGATCAATTATTAGATGCAAAAGGGCTGGCATGTCCAATGCCAATCGTCAGAACAAAGAAAGCGCTGAATGAATTAGAATCGGGGCAAATTTTAGAGGTGCATGCAACAGATAAAGGAATCAAAAATGACCTGGCGGCTTGGTCTCAATCAGGCGGCCATCACCTTTTAGAACATGTAGAAGAAGGCGGGGTCCTGAAATTCTGGATTCAAAAAGGCTAA
- a CDS encoding cupin domain-containing protein, producing MYYAPYLYPYYVNGANYDDGRFPYNVNQFDDCRSSNGHGRLLLTDYGSKSFVININEATKQNNTFRTALWTGTNLQVTLMSLNVGEDIGLEMHPNVDQFLRIEQGRGIVQMGKSSDHLPFKRNVYDDSAIVIPAGTWHNLINTGNIPLKLYSIYAPPNHPFGTIHATKAAAAVAEEGRRL from the coding sequence GTGTATTATGCACCTTATCTGTATCCATATTACGTGAATGGAGCAAACTATGACGATGGAAGATTTCCGTACAATGTAAACCAGTTTGATGATTGTCGCTCGTCGAATGGTCATGGAAGACTTTTGTTAACGGACTATGGGTCAAAATCGTTTGTCATTAATATTAATGAAGCAACGAAGCAAAATAACACTTTTCGTACGGCTTTATGGACGGGAACAAATTTACAAGTTACTTTAATGAGTCTAAATGTAGGCGAAGATATCGGTTTGGAAATGCATCCAAACGTTGATCAGTTCTTACGGATAGAACAAGGCCGGGGGATTGTTCAGATGGGCAAGAGCAGTGATCATTTACCCTTTAAAAGAAACGTCTACGATGATTCTGCCATCGTAATACCAGCCGGAACATGGCATAATCTCATCAATACTGGCAACATACCGTTAAAGCTATACTCGATTTATGCTCCTCCTAACCATCCATTTGGTACCATTCATGCAACCAAAGCGGCTGCAGCGGTTGCGGAAGAAGGAAGAAGGCTATAG
- a CDS encoding DsrE/DsrF/DrsH-like family protein — MTEQTKRTTIVLFSGDYDKAMAAYIIANGAAAYDHEVTIFHTFWGLNALRQEELVPVKKGFLENMFGKMMPRGADKMGLSKMNFAGMGPKMMKNVMKKHNAMTLPQLIEMAQEQDVKLVACTMTMDLLGLQEKELLDDIEYAGVAAYLADAEDGHVNLFI; from the coding sequence ATGACAGAACAAACAAAACGCACAACAATTGTTTTATTTAGCGGGGATTATGATAAAGCGATGGCTGCTTATATTATTGCAAATGGAGCGGCCGCCTATGATCATGAAGTGACCATCTTCCATACGTTTTGGGGATTGAACGCTTTACGTCAAGAAGAGCTGGTTCCTGTGAAAAAAGGATTTCTTGAAAACATGTTTGGGAAAATGATGCCTCGCGGTGCTGATAAGATGGGTTTATCTAAAATGAACTTTGCAGGTATGGGTCCTAAAATGATGAAAAATGTTATGAAAAAGCATAACGCAATGACATTGCCCCAGTTAATTGAGATGGCTCAAGAACAGGATGTAAAGCTCGTAGCTTGTACGATGACAATGGATCTGCTTGGTTTGCAGGAAAAAGAATTATTAGATGATATCGAATACGCAGGTGTAGCTGCATATTTAGCAGACGCTGAAGACGGTCATGTCAACTTATTTATTTAA
- a CDS encoding alpha/beta hydrolase, translated as MEKFIKLIDESDIKVGLVGNPGGKTVMLPTAKETVYGQEAELLKQWGVDPELGKHFVEGLCDTFQVLYFDYEGHRLQHPNPENLTPENIVKDLLAIADKMNVKKFHYYGYSWLALVGLQLAIRTNRLESLIMGGFPPIDGPYQEMLAVTAKTYEQVLSHKNSPGSNEQQSPEQVDWDHVQVKIDENQTKQFFTMYKHLASFDDRAIQHLLTIPRLTFAGEKDTIVYGENFGNVTVDIAGIIQQNKQELESLGWDVEILKGEDMDHTKTMQPETVLPFIKPWLVKNSNGGR; from the coding sequence ATGGAGAAATTCATAAAACTGATCGATGAATCAGACATCAAGGTTGGTTTAGTTGGAAATCCCGGCGGCAAAACTGTCATGCTGCCGACAGCCAAAGAGACCGTATACGGTCAAGAAGCTGAACTTTTAAAGCAGTGGGGAGTAGACCCTGAATTAGGAAAACACTTTGTCGAGGGCCTCTGCGATACTTTTCAAGTGTTGTATTTTGACTATGAAGGCCACCGCCTTCAGCATCCGAACCCGGAGAATCTTACGCCTGAAAACATCGTCAAAGATTTGCTGGCCATTGCTGATAAAATGAACGTTAAAAAGTTTCACTATTACGGATACTCATGGTTAGCTTTAGTAGGATTGCAGCTAGCGATTCGGACAAACCGATTAGAAAGCTTGATCATGGGCGGTTTTCCGCCTATCGATGGTCCGTATCAAGAAATGTTGGCGGTGACCGCTAAAACATACGAACAGGTGTTGTCTCATAAAAATTCTCCTGGATCTAATGAGCAACAAAGCCCCGAACAAGTCGATTGGGATCATGTACAGGTCAAGATTGATGAAAATCAAACGAAACAGTTTTTCACAATGTATAAGCATTTAGCGTCATTTGATGATCGAGCAATTCAGCATCTGCTCACGATTCCAAGACTGACGTTCGCCGGTGAGAAAGACACGATTGTGTATGGAGAAAACTTCGGCAATGTCACCGTCGATATTGCCGGTATCATCCAACAAAATAAACAAGAGCTAGAATCCCTAGGGTGGGATGTGGAAATCTTAAAAGGAGAGGATATGGATCACACGAAAACGATGCAGCCTGAAACGGTGCTGCCATTCATCAAACCTTGGTTGGTTAAAAATTCAAATGGGGGGAGGTGA
- a CDS encoding N-acetylmuramoyl-L-alanine amidase, which produces MKRLLVFIAAIALLSGISESAEASGQVYTVGTSSLNVRKAPHINAAVIGSLPRGSAVQVEQKKYGWAKILYHGRTGWVATTYLYESSANGASAKSYSGQISVSGSYVRIRTGPGTGYKVIRITNQGDTYQVLDRQGQWVHIQIDSTQTGWIAGWLVSDSNQAISRTSVPKAAATQTSHSLRGKNIVIDAGHGGIDPGATGYHGSHEKNHTLATALHLASLLKEKGANVILTRSSDRYLSLNRRVAISSSYHTDAFISIHYNSSAARLSRGVETYYYDGGTDKSLAEKIVRNVSNQTGFQNNGVRFGDFYVLRENPKLAVLVELGYLSNPSEESAIQSETYQDRAANGIMQGLSDYFSS; this is translated from the coding sequence GTGAAAAGATTGTTGGTATTTATTGCAGCGATTGCTCTCCTTTCAGGGATATCAGAGAGTGCGGAAGCAAGCGGTCAGGTGTACACAGTCGGAACCTCGTCATTAAATGTAAGAAAGGCGCCTCACATCAATGCAGCGGTTATCGGTTCCTTACCGCGCGGTTCAGCGGTTCAGGTTGAACAGAAAAAATACGGATGGGCTAAAATCCTTTATCATGGTCGTACCGGTTGGGTCGCGACAACATATTTATATGAATCATCCGCCAATGGGGCATCTGCAAAATCCTACAGCGGGCAGATCTCTGTCTCCGGCAGCTATGTGCGTATCCGGACCGGACCCGGAACCGGCTATAAAGTGATCAGAATCACAAATCAAGGCGACACTTATCAGGTGCTTGATCGACAAGGACAATGGGTACATATACAAATTGATAGTACTCAGACAGGTTGGATTGCAGGATGGCTGGTGTCGGATTCGAATCAAGCGATATCTCGAACCTCGGTTCCTAAAGCAGCTGCTACGCAAACTTCTCATAGTTTAAGAGGAAAAAATATTGTGATTGATGCGGGTCATGGCGGGATCGATCCGGGAGCGACGGGATATCATGGCTCCCATGAAAAAAATCATACACTGGCAACCGCGTTGCATCTTGCCTCCCTTCTAAAAGAAAAAGGAGCCAACGTCATTTTAACGCGTTCTTCCGATCGTTATTTGAGTCTAAACAGACGCGTTGCGATCAGCAGTTCCTATCATACGGATGCTTTTATTTCGATACACTACAACTCGTCTGCTGCCCGATTAAGCCGCGGAGTTGAAACGTATTATTACGATGGAGGCACTGATAAATCGTTAGCTGAAAAGATTGTACGAAACGTATCCAACCAAACTGGATTTCAAAATAATGGAGTTCGATTCGGTGATTTTTATGTCTTGAGGGAAAACCCGAAACTGGCGGTGTTAGTAGAGCTTGGATATCTCTCAAACCCTAGTGAGGAATCGGCTATACAGTCAGAAACCTATCAAGATAGAGCAGCCAATGGGATTATGCAAGGGTTATCTGATTACTTTAGCTCTTAA
- a CDS encoding helix-turn-helix domain-containing protein: MGNRLNGFGVCSTEVKKACPVELTLHMIGGKWKGIIIDILSDQPIRFNELKRLIPGITQRMLTLQLRELEADGIVERKVENTLPRKVEYSLTEQGEKLYPIIAAMRMWGNQYLSKNS; encoded by the coding sequence ATGGGAAACCGTTTAAATGGTTTTGGAGTCTGCAGTACAGAAGTCAAAAAGGCTTGTCCCGTGGAGCTGACTTTACATATGATAGGCGGGAAATGGAAAGGGATTATCATCGACATCCTGTCTGATCAACCGATCAGGTTTAATGAACTGAAACGATTAATACCGGGCATCACACAAAGGATGTTGACATTACAGCTGAGGGAACTCGAAGCTGATGGGATTGTAGAGAGAAAAGTGGAGAATACTCTACCTAGGAAAGTGGAATATTCTTTAACAGAACAAGGTGAGAAGCTTTATCCGATTATTGCAGCCATGAGAATGTGGGGAAATCAATATTTGAGTAAAAATAGTTGA
- the sda gene encoding sporulation histidine kinase inhibitor Sda gives MFAVYSLRKEHKKAIIMKTLADKDLVNAYRSAKKLSDADPHFLTLLETELKRRSISIDSIKEQEKSAMANQKKSPR, from the coding sequence TTGTTTGCAGTATATTCATTGAGAAAGGAGCATAAAAAAGCAATCATTATGAAAACATTAGCTGACAAAGACCTTGTAAATGCTTATCGATCAGCCAAAAAATTGTCAGATGCTGATCCTCATTTTCTTACGCTGCTGGAAACAGAACTGAAAAGACGTTCGATTAGCATAGATTCAATAAAAGAACAAGAAAAAAGCGCTATGGCTAATCAGAAGAAATCACCCCGCTGA
- a CDS encoding sulfurtransferase TusA family protein, translated as MIQANVVLNATGLACPMPIVKTKKKMKDLEAGDVLEIQATDKGFTADLKAWARSSGHEYLGTETEGDVLRHFLRKGGERSPKSGSSVPEISLEAFKQKVESAEPLNILDVREAEEYEEAHIPGAAHIPLGEVEQRSHELNKDDEMYIICHSGRRSEMAAQTMKKQGFKKLINVVPGMRDWTGKTEKGGI; from the coding sequence ATGATCCAAGCAAATGTTGTATTAAATGCCACAGGCCTAGCCTGTCCAATGCCTATCGTCAAAACGAAGAAGAAAATGAAGGATTTAGAGGCTGGTGACGTATTAGAAATTCAAGCAACGGATAAAGGCTTTACCGCCGATCTAAAAGCATGGGCGAGAAGCTCAGGTCATGAGTATCTAGGTACTGAAACAGAGGGAGACGTCCTTCGTCACTTTCTTCGTAAAGGAGGAGAGCGTTCGCCAAAAAGCGGATCTTCGGTTCCGGAGATTTCATTAGAAGCTTTCAAACAGAAAGTCGAAAGTGCTGAGCCTCTTAACATCTTAGATGTTCGGGAGGCGGAGGAGTATGAAGAAGCTCATATCCCCGGTGCAGCGCATATTCCTCTTGGTGAAGTGGAACAGCGCTCTCATGAGTTAAACAAAGATGATGAAATGTATATCATTTGCCATTCGGGAAGAAGAAGTGAAATGGCAGCACAAACGATGAAAAAACAAGGCTTTAAAAAGTTAATTAACGTTGTCCCAGGTATGCGTGACTGGACAGGTAAAACAGAAAAAGGAGGTATTTAA